DNA sequence from the Anser cygnoides isolate HZ-2024a breed goose chromosome 7, Taihu_goose_T2T_genome, whole genome shotgun sequence genome:
AATAGCTTAAGTAAGCCATAGTTTTTAATACCATTGCAGTTTCTTTGTACACCTTCAAATAATGTCTGATAGCCTCACCAACCCTCACATTTGATTCCCTGTGATCCGCATCTAGAAATGTAAGGGGGTAGGCGTGGGTAAGTGAGGCACAGTGGCTGAAGTCAAGTGGTTCACAACAAAAAGCTCAGCATACTGGAGAGCAGAATTAGCTCTCTATTTTAGTCCCCCCACCAAGCTCCCTTGGCATTTCTAAGCACTTGTAGCACAATATCCGAAATGGCTCCAGCCAGCTGCTGTTCAGCGGTAATCTAGTTGCCTCATCAAGATGAGCTACACTgccttcagcttttcatttgaTTCCACTTGGGAGTCAGATTATTGCCTTGTAAAGCAACATTCTGACACTATTATTGCTTAATTATAGCATGCGATATACAAGTATTTGGTAGTCATCGTCTCTCACATCTGCTACATAATTTCAGTCATCACTGCACATTAGTGGCTTCTTTGAATGATCAGAGCCATTGCAGTTCTTTCTACTACATCCAGTTGACTGGTGGAAACCAACACAGTGTGCTGTAAGCCAACAGTTAACCTTGTGGCTAActtcaacagaaataatttgcatgAAATCAAGAGAACAATAGCCTAGTGGAAAGGAGGACTGTCTCTTAAAACtagtttgtttgtggttttttttgcctttttttttttcccaggggCAGAGAGAGCAGAGTCAGAGAATTTGTACCGTTTCAACTAGTAATCAGAGGGACTGAGGAATAGGAACTTGATCAAGGTAGCTCTTTGGAGTTGACCTCAGAGGGAAACATCTATAGGACAAAAAATCCATGGCAGAAAAGATTCAAATGCCTtagttgtcaaaaaaaaaaaaaaaaaagactgtggattgtatttttattgctttactAGTATAAGTGCTGGATCTGTAAGGACACAGAACCAGCACCTGACAAATAGAAGGGCGTTTTAATTCTCCTAGAATTAAAGATATTGTGCTCTTACCTAGATCGTTGCATGCAGTGATTATTCAAAGCCACGCTATGGTATTTTATGGGTATGTTCCTGGATACAATGTACATTCCCTGGATTCTGTTGGGCTATGCGGTCTTACTTGATCATCAGAGGGTCTGCTTGGAATGAGAAAGCTTTCGTCACTTGGTACACAGAGGATCCAAGAAGGCCTGTACAAGTAGCTCTGCCACCTTTCACTGAACTCACTTCTAAGCTGTTTACCCAAAGGCCTTTGAAATGGGGTAGCAGTCAACAACTGCTGCAAGGAACAAACCAGCCAAGCAGTGAAACAGAGCTGCAAAGGCAGACAGGCACAACATCGTTATGTGGTTGTGTAGGCTGTTCATTTGTCACAGGATGCCCAGCCCAGGTAAAATGGAAGataatggatttatttttcccagtcaGAAATTGTTTGGTGATGTGTCTGCAAGAATTAAAGGTCTTTAGCAATCATTGTTTCTGCCTTTTGCTTAGGAAAATGGTACAGTGAAAAAGATCATTAGCCAGATGACACAGAATCTCCTGATGGCCCTCTCCGCACGGAGCCAGTACCAGGAAATCAGAGAGAAATTCCGGCAACCTGTTACTGACAAGGGCACCATCCTCAAAAACAAGCCACAGTCAACTCAAAAGGACATCCTGAGCGTGTGCTGTGACCCTCTGATCTTGGCACAGCAGCTAACCCATATTGAACTGGTGAGACATCAATTTGtgtgaattatttcattttccatttactaAATATTAATATACTCATCAATGTGAATTTTGCTATAGGCTTCACTGAAAGCCTCCAGTGTTCTAatccaaaaatacaaaatgatgaACAAGAACAATAAGGTACACTCTGTAGAAATGTTGCATACTTATCGGTAAAGAAAGCTTAAGGAGATGAAAGTTACCAAAACAATCTCACACCTTTGGATTTATTGATGCATTTTTAACTGATCTCCCTGTCTGCCTGTACAGTGACAATCTCTCATCTCTCTGAACACAGGAACGGGTGAGCAACATTTACCCAGAGGATCTGATGCAGATTGTCAGCCACATGGACTCCCTAGATAATCACAAGgtacagagggaaaaagaagctGTAACTAGGATTTGAGTATACTCTGTGCAGAAAAGGCTGCCACTTTCTGATCTTTGTTAGGCTCATGCCTTAAGAAATATCCAGTAAGATTTCAATCAAGACATGAACGGAAGTTTATCCTTTGGTGTGTTGTCTTTATCATAATACAGGATGGGATTAATATGTGGCCTTTTCTCTTGCAGTGCCGAGGTGATGTTACCAAAACCTACAATTTGGAGGCCTATGACAACTGGTTCAATTGTCTCAGCATGCTGGTGGCTACAGAGATTTGTAGGGTGGGTACTAGTAGAagataatacagaaaaataatcctgtCCTTAAGAACAAATGGCAGGCAGTGGTCTAACAGATTTAACCATGAGCATTCCAATTGAAGATAATTGCATTATTTAAGCATTAAATTATTTGTATGCTTATGTGATTAACAGCTCACAGCTACATTTGGCTTTGCATATATTCTCTGGTTTTGTGTAGCTTCTGTAGTAACATCAGTCATGCCGTGAAATGGAAGTTGTGTGGCATTTCAGTTGGgagttgtttttcttaaatacatcCATAAAGTGTTAAGGTACTCACTATTGAAGCACAGAATTACTGATAAACTGCTCTCCCTCCACTGTATTTAGAGATCATTACCACAGCCATACATACAGTTTtgttgtagaagaaaaaaaagaaataaggaataaaCTTCTTCAGAAGTATAGAAggagaaaggttaaaaaaaaaaaaagaatagcctTAGTAGAGGCTAAAAGTAACTTCTGTCATACAACTAGCAATGAAATGGAAGATACTGCTCCAGAAACCCTTTCTGCTTGTGTAAACTGTCTTTTGAGATTGCTAGTAATATGTATCAATTCTATCAAATGGTACATTTCCTCTTTATTCCCACACATTTGGCAACCCCGTAGTGGAAACCCAGATGCCCACAGCAGCTTCGTGCTGTCCCCTTTTATCAACCCTAGCATCTTAAGATTTCCTGCTCTTACAGAACTTATTACAAAACATACTAAGTCATCTTCTTCTAGAACTGGCTGATATCACTAATACCTTTATTAAAACAACCACACAAAAGGTTTTAGCATACTGAGGGCTAAGCTAACTTGTTGACTACCAAACCATTTTCTTCTGAGAGATCCCTGGTGAGGCAGTCTGCAGTCACCACTCAGAACCCATTTTGGATAAGCCAGACAAAACTTCTAGATGCAAAACATGGGAATGAACGACTAAtctaggcaaaaataaataaaactgatggATTTCTGAAACAAAGTTTGGAGACGATGCTGTATATCGATTTTGCTTCACTaactataaaagaaaatctgcaaagcAGATGTCCAGTATCACTGCTAGATCCTTCGTATGTTTGCATGGATGAGGATAACGTATATTCACATATCCCTACCTGCTATTAAGAAGTCATTTAAGAGTATGCAGAGCATAATGTGAAAATCAGGACATGGCAATTACTCTTCACTCACATCCAGGTTACATGTCCCACTCTCGAGTCCCTCCACtacttctccccttctccttagttgttttttttttccccctgtagttttctttctgatagccacttcatgttttcttccttttccagtaACAGGAAGTTGCTTGAAAGTGTCTGACTTGATCATACAAGTTCCCTAAGACACTGAACTTCACGTATAAACAAGAAGTTACACTCCCCCACAACTGAGCAGATAATTGATAGCAGCCccaaatactgctttttttttttttttaaatagatctGAACAAAATATGCTCAGGCCTTTGTCATCAGATTGCTTAACTGGATAACATCTTGAAATGTCCTTTCAATCATCTTATAATAATGCCTTTAACTGAACATCCTATTCAAAGTTCAGGCCACCCCTTCCCTCttaacaaatctttttttttcaggttgtaaagaaaaagcagcGTACGAGAATGGTGGAATTCTTCATTGATGTGGCAAGAGAGTGCTTCAATATCGGAAACTTCAACTCAATGATGGCTATTATCTGTGAGTATTCTCAACACAGATGACAAAAGGCACTTCATTTCACAAGCTGACTGGCAAGACTGTGCTCATACTTGCCTTAAGTTGGCTGACCACATCAGCACTTCTACAGCAGCAGTGTGTTCCAGTGACAGATTAATGTGTGGGTGGGCAGCATTAGCTACCACTTGTGGCTGTCAAGCTGAACTGCCTTCCAAAGCATAAGCATGCTGCTGACATACAAGCAGAGAGTTGCATTAGCCCTGTATTTTTTCAGCtcagttgtttctgttttggtcttctctttctctctatttAGCTGGCATGAACTTGAGTCCTGTGGCACGGCTAAAGAAAACTTGGTCAAAGGTCAAAACAGCCAAATTTGATGTTTTAGAGGTATGTATAAGGTTCAGACTTTATTTAGAAATCCATCAAATAGTAATTCCACAGCAGATGTTGGGAAGAATCAAAGTCAGAAATCACAGACACCTGTCAGTGGTCACCAGTAATATAAACATCAGGCAGAGCATTTCCCAGATTTCAAAATGCCTTCTTGCCTGAGAAGAGCAGCTAATGCAGGTTTTCTGTACGCTGTTTCTTCATTCCATATCTTTATTCCAATTTAACATCACGGTACTTTTCACCCTTCATGCAAGTAAATGCCTTTTTACTAACCATAAAACTGATTAGAGTGCTCCATCTAGTGGCGAACTGAATCAAAACACAACTGAAATCAAAGACTGGTGACAGCAAGTtggaattgtttttcttcccccaatagtcatttattatttcctttcaaCCTCCCATTAGCCATCGAAAGAAAGCATAGATGTAAAGCCAGTGCAGAACCATCCTTTCAAGCAAGACAGGAATTAGATAAACTCTGAACCAACCTGATCAGTATAAAGTACTCTATCTTGACAGCTTAAAACGGTGCTGAGATATTCAATATACTATATACTCTCTGATAAGATcaccatttaaaatgtttaaaaaatgtgcattaCATGATTGCCTTCCTCCCCCATAAAAACAGCACCACATGGATCCTTCCAGCAACTTTTGTAATTACCGCACAGCCCTGCAAGGAGCAGCACAGCGATCTCAGACTGCCAACAGCAATCGAGAGAAAATAGTCATCCCAGTTTTCAATCTGTTTATTAAAGATATCTACTTTCTGCACAAAATACATACGAACCGCTTACCCAATGGACAGATAAACTTCAAGGTAGGACTTCAATTTGTTCAAACTGTAAAGCTAGTTAAACATTGTACATTACAAACATTTGCCACTTTTAAACTTTAACTCGTTATATTGCTGAGTCCCTTAGattcttcagcatttctgtaaTCTAGACAAAGTGATATCGTTATCTAGGGGAAGCAATTTTAATGTCTCAGTACCACGTTTCTGTGAAAGATAGTGCTTGCAATTGACATGTATGTGTTATATATCCAGCAGATCCACACACAACTGCGCGTACCAAAGAGAGTCCATAAATCTGCTGGAATGTAACTGCCTTCAGTTAAAAGATTACTTTAAAAGTATACTGAAATAGAGATTAATTCATACGTTTTACGTGAAATAGGACAAACGGACTGCAAACCATAAAATGTACATAAGCAGAACTGGGTGTAATAACATTAATTTGTAATGAAAACTGACGCGTGaaaggacagagaagaaaataagaatttcagAAGCCATAACTCACGCTTTAAAGTTACTtaagtagaaaatgaaatagtctTATACTAGCCCACTG
Encoded proteins:
- the RASGEF1A gene encoding ras-GEF domain-containing family member 1A isoform X1, whose amino-acid sequence is MLLQTPETMPQTPIFSSMLGSSCSGQVQPDMGERCVDPVYQDGNIVSGSLEALIERLVPTMDYYPDRTYIFTFLLSSRVFIHPHELLAKVGQICIKQKQQLETGTEAEKAKLKSFAAKIIQLLKEWTETFPYDFQDEKSMKELKEIAHRITQCDEENGTVKKIISQMTQNLLMALSARSQYQEIREKFRQPVTDKGTILKNKPQSTQKDILSVCCDPLILAQQLTHIELERVSNIYPEDLMQIVSHMDSLDNHKCRGDVTKTYNLEAYDNWFNCLSMLVATEICRVVKKKQRTRMVEFFIDVARECFNIGNFNSMMAIISGMNLSPVARLKKTWSKVKTAKFDVLEHHMDPSSNFCNYRTALQGAAQRSQTANSNREKIVIPVFNLFIKDIYFLHKIHTNRLPNGQINFKKFWEISRQIHDFLTWKQVECPFEKDKKIQSYLLTAPIYSEEALFIASFESEGPENHMEKDSWKTLRTTLLNRA
- the RASGEF1A gene encoding ras-GEF domain-containing family member 1A isoform X2, which gives rise to MRETMPQTPIFSSMLGSSCSGQVQPDMGERCVDPVYQDGNIVSGSLEALIERLVPTMDYYPDRTYIFTFLLSSRVFIHPHELLAKVGQICIKQKQQLETGTEAEKAKLKSFAAKIIQLLKEWTETFPYDFQDEKSMKELKEIAHRITQCDEENGTVKKIISQMTQNLLMALSARSQYQEIREKFRQPVTDKGTILKNKPQSTQKDILSVCCDPLILAQQLTHIELERVSNIYPEDLMQIVSHMDSLDNHKCRGDVTKTYNLEAYDNWFNCLSMLVATEICRVVKKKQRTRMVEFFIDVARECFNIGNFNSMMAIISGMNLSPVARLKKTWSKVKTAKFDVLEHHMDPSSNFCNYRTALQGAAQRSQTANSNREKIVIPVFNLFIKDIYFLHKIHTNRLPNGQINFKKFWEISRQIHDFLTWKQVECPFEKDKKIQSYLLTAPIYSEEALFIASFESEGPENHMEKDSWKTLRTTLLNRA